The sequence AAATTACTTGGTACTCAAACAACTTGAAAAGAAAAATCACAATTGAGCGAGAAAATTAAATCAATCAATAAGCTTTTACAGAAATATGATCAGGAATATAAAAAACAAATTGTGAAACGGTAAGAACGAAAAATTTTAAAGAAACAACGTCAAGCATTGCAGGAAAGTTGTAAAAAATCAAGAAAACCAACTAAAAGAACTATTTTTCAAATATTATGAACTGTATTTATTCAAAAATTTTATAATTATACTTGCCATTTTAGTTATTTGTATTTAATTTTCTTTTGACACTGAAAAAAAATCTACAGTGATCAAAAGGAGAGATATTATGTCAAGTGAAGACATGAAGAAGAAAGCAGCAGAAATTTCTAAATCCATTAGAGATACAGGTGATAAAATCCTGAAGGATATGGAAGGGAAATTTTCTGATGCAGAAAAACAAACAGTTTCATTTACTACAAAACTCATGAGTAATATTTCTGCACATTTTCATTCTATAAAAAAAGATAATGTTGCTTCATTTTTGTTAGGAGTAGGTGGGGTTACATTAGCTGCAGGTTTTTCATTAATTCCTGGTGTTGGTTTTATTATGGGATTTTTCGTTGGTGTGCTTTTGAATGATGAGTATCGTGTAAAAATTAAAGATTTCCTCTCTAAGAGTAATGATATTATTACTACTACTTCCAAAAATGCAACAACTGCTATTCAAAATAATTGGGATAAATTTATGAATATAATTCATACCAATGTAGAAAAAATTAATGAACAAAAAGATTATATTGAAAGTGTTGCAAAAGATATGGAAGAACATATGAAAAATTATCAAGAGAAAAAATAGAAATTGATTTTTGATCGTGATAATATATTAAATTTCAAGCAAAAAATAAAAAATCAGTTGAATAAAAGTACTCAACTGATTTTTTATTTTTTAAAGGATAAATGAATTTTTGAGCCGTGTTAAGAGAAGTTTGATTTGAGACTATTATAAGAATGATTTGAGACCTGAATGAAGCTAGACGCTGACGAGCTTAAGAGGTAATTTAAGAGGAAAAACCTCGGACATCTAAGACTTGAAGAAGCTGTATCTTGCCTGAACGCCCCATAACCTTATTAAACTTAAGGATGGGGCGTTTCTTAATTCCAGTTTAATTCCCGACCCTGCGACATTTAAAAAAATGATTGATTTTGAGGCTTAACCGGCGACATTTTTCCTAAGTGTTTGTATTTCTTTGCTTTAGGATGATAGTGATGATGGCTCGG is a genomic window of Brevinema andersonii containing:
- a CDS encoding DUF456 domain-containing protein yields the protein MSSEDMKKKAAEISKSIRDTGDKILKDMEGKFSDAEKQTVSFTTKLMSNISAHFHSIKKDNVASFLLGVGGVTLAAGFSLIPGVGFIMGFFVGVLLNDEYRVKIKDFLSKSNDIITTTSKNATTAIQNNWDKFMNIIHTNVEKINEQKDYIESVAKDMEEHMKNYQEKK